In Lycium ferocissimum isolate CSIRO_LF1 chromosome 11, AGI_CSIRO_Lferr_CH_V1, whole genome shotgun sequence, a single genomic region encodes these proteins:
- the LOC132036813 gene encoding NAC domain-containing protein 21/22-like — MSSSSSLSMVESKLPPGFRFHPRDEELICDYLMNKVVSSDHHQHPLLIEVDLNKSEPWEIPEAACVGGKEWYFYSQRDRKYATGLRTNRATTSGYWKATGKDRAIIRKGSLVGMRKTLVFYQGRAPKGRKSEWVMHEFRLEGAINNRPQISSLKEDWVLCRVFNKNKELLAAKQGTGSSNIYHDNDTISSSSLPPLMDPYITFDQTQPNNNINMNELYYEQVPCFSIFNPNQTFSSHCHHHPITATATTGATPITAPYGGFPADIGNYLNATATSSSCDNKVVKAVLSHLSTRNIMEVGSSNINPGQNIVNIKGGDDSPSFGEGSSGTSFLSEVGLPIMWNNY, encoded by the exons ATGAGTAGCAGCAGCAGTTTGAGCATGGTGGAATCAAAATTACCACCAGGATTCAGATTCCATCCAAGAGATGAAGAACTTATTTGTGATTACTTAATGAACAAGGTTGTTTCCTCTGATCATCATCAACATCCTCTTCTCATCGAAGTTGACCTTAACAAATCCGAACCTTGGGAGATTCCTG aggCGGCATGTGTTGGAGGAAAAGAATGGTACTTCTACAGCCAACGTGACCGGAAATACGCGACAGGGCTCCGAACAAATAGGGCCACCACGTCGGGATATTGGAAGGCCACCGGAAAAGATAGGGCTATCATCAGAAAAGGAAGCCTTGTGGGAATgaggaaaaccctagttttctaTCAAGGCAGAGCACCTAAAGGAAGAAAAAGTGAGTGGGTCATGCATGAGTTTCGCCTTGAAGGTGCAATTAACAATCGTCCTCAAATTTCTTCTCTCAAG GAGGATTGGGTATTATGTCGAGTATTCAACAAGAACAAAGAATTACTTGCTGCCAAACAAGGAACTGGAAGCAGCAACATCTATCATGATAACGATACAATAAGTTCTTCATCTCTACCACCATTAATGGATCCTTACATCACTTTCGACCAAACACAACCTAACAACAATATTAATATGAATGAATTATATTATGAGCAAGTGCCCTGCTTCTCCATTTTCAACCCTAACCAAACTTTTAGCTCCCATTGCCACCACCACCCTATCACCGCCACCGCCACCACCGGAGCTACCCCTATTACCGCCCCATACGGTGGTTTTCCAGCTGATATTGGAAATTACCTAAATGCCACAGCAACATCCTCTTCGTGTGATAACAAAGTAGTTAAAGCTGTTTTAAGCCATTTGAGTACCAGGAATATTATGGAAGTTGGTAGTAGTAATATTAATCCTGGCCAAAATATTGTGAATATAAAAGGAGGAGATGATTCTCCTAGCTTTGGGGAAGGAAGTTCTGGAACTAGCTTCTTGTCTGAGGTGGGCTTGCCTATAATGTGGAACAATTATTGA